The following proteins are co-located in the Gordonia polyisoprenivorans genome:
- a CDS encoding NADH-quinone oxidoreductase subunit G yields MTALSDRPSSAEPVELVTATIDGTEVRVPPGTLVIRAAERAGIQIPRFCDHPLLAPVGACRQCLVEVEGQRKPLASCTTTVTEGMEVRTQLGSEIAEKAQRGVMELLLINHPLDCPICDKGGECPLQNQAMTAGRPHSRFTGPKRTYTKPVPLSSAVLLDRERCVLCARCTRFADQIAGDPLIDLADRGALQQVSTADGTPFDSYFSGNTVQICPVGALTGTAYRFRARPFDLVSTPSTCEHCASGCAQRTDHRRGKVLRRLAADDPAVNEEWNCDKGRWAFAYTANADRLTTPLVRDRHGQLREVSWAQALRAAADGLQAAQGRAGVLTGGRITAEDAYAYVRFARTVLDTNDIDFRSRPHSAEETAFLTRHVAARADDLTYDALVAAPNVLLAGFEPEEESPIVFLRLRRAVRTTGTRVHTIAPWRSPGIEKLSGTVLPVVPGAEAAVLDDDSTAALLGDSGSVIIVGERLASAPGALSAAVRLAEKTGARLVWIPRRAGDRGAVEVGALPTLLPGGRPVTDTTARLQVAGLWQARDLPSIPGRDSGEILSAATTGRLDALLVGGVDPADLPDPAAAIAALDAVGFLVSLEIQTSAVTERADVVLPVAAATEKAGMFLDWEGRARPFPAALADTGRLSDHRVLDALAQAAGVSLDCREITDIRAQLGRLGPWTGSRPEIPVPPESAARTPGPGESVLSTWHLLLDDGRLQDGEPYLAGTAHPSVARCSAATANAAGLTDGDDVELGTDSGTLRLPLLITDMVDGVVWVPTNSASSHVRSQLHAESGDVVAIRPAEGQS; encoded by the coding sequence ATGACCGCACTGTCCGATCGGCCCTCGTCCGCCGAACCCGTCGAACTCGTCACCGCGACCATCGACGGCACCGAGGTGCGGGTACCGCCCGGCACCTTGGTGATCCGGGCTGCCGAACGTGCCGGCATCCAGATCCCCCGGTTCTGCGATCACCCGCTGCTCGCCCCGGTCGGTGCGTGCCGGCAGTGTCTCGTCGAGGTCGAGGGGCAACGCAAACCGCTCGCCTCGTGCACCACGACGGTCACCGAGGGCATGGAGGTCCGCACCCAACTCGGCTCGGAGATCGCCGAGAAGGCCCAGCGCGGGGTGATGGAACTGCTCCTCATCAACCATCCGCTGGACTGCCCGATCTGCGACAAGGGCGGTGAATGCCCGCTGCAGAACCAGGCGATGACCGCGGGGCGGCCACACTCGCGGTTCACCGGACCCAAACGCACCTACACCAAACCGGTTCCGCTGTCCTCGGCGGTGCTGCTCGACCGGGAGCGGTGCGTGCTGTGCGCCCGCTGCACCCGCTTCGCCGACCAGATCGCCGGCGACCCACTGATCGACCTCGCCGATCGCGGTGCGCTGCAACAGGTCAGCACCGCTGACGGGACCCCGTTCGACTCGTACTTCTCCGGTAATACCGTGCAGATCTGTCCCGTCGGTGCGTTGACCGGCACCGCCTACCGATTCCGCGCGCGGCCTTTCGATCTGGTATCCACCCCGAGCACCTGCGAACATTGTGCGAGCGGCTGCGCCCAGCGCACCGACCATCGGCGGGGAAAGGTGTTGCGGCGCCTGGCCGCCGACGACCCCGCCGTCAACGAGGAGTGGAACTGCGACAAGGGACGCTGGGCGTTCGCCTACACCGCCAACGCCGATCGACTCACCACACCGCTGGTCCGGGACCGTCACGGACAGCTGCGGGAGGTGTCGTGGGCGCAGGCGTTGCGCGCCGCCGCCGACGGATTGCAGGCCGCCCAGGGTCGTGCCGGAGTCCTGACCGGTGGCCGGATCACCGCCGAGGACGCCTACGCCTACGTCCGGTTCGCGCGAACCGTTCTCGACACCAACGACATCGACTTCCGCTCCCGGCCACACAGCGCCGAGGAGACCGCATTCCTCACTCGGCACGTCGCCGCCCGCGCCGACGACCTCACCTACGACGCCCTGGTCGCGGCGCCGAACGTGCTGCTCGCCGGATTCGAGCCGGAGGAGGAGTCGCCGATCGTCTTCCTGCGACTGCGTCGCGCGGTGCGCACCACGGGCACGCGGGTCCACACCATCGCACCGTGGCGCAGCCCAGGCATCGAAAAGCTCAGCGGCACAGTACTGCCCGTTGTTCCGGGCGCCGAGGCCGCGGTACTCGATGACGACTCCACCGCGGCGTTGCTCGGGGACTCGGGATCGGTGATCATCGTCGGCGAACGCCTCGCGAGCGCACCGGGCGCCCTCTCGGCGGCGGTACGGCTCGCCGAAAAGACCGGCGCACGGCTGGTGTGGATTCCGCGTCGGGCCGGCGATCGCGGAGCGGTGGAGGTCGGCGCGCTGCCGACCCTGCTGCCCGGCGGCCGGCCGGTCACCGATACCACCGCACGACTCCAGGTCGCCGGACTCTGGCAGGCGCGCGATCTCCCGTCCATCCCTGGGCGCGACAGCGGTGAGATCCTCTCCGCCGCAACGACCGGACGCCTCGACGCGCTGCTCGTAGGCGGTGTCGATCCGGCCGATCTCCCCGACCCCGCCGCGGCGATCGCCGCCCTCGACGCGGTGGGATTCCTGGTGAGCCTGGAGATCCAGACATCAGCGGTGACCGAACGCGCCGACGTGGTGCTGCCGGTCGCGGCGGCCACGGAGAAGGCGGGGATGTTCCTCGACTGGGAAGGCCGGGCACGCCCGTTCCCCGCCGCCCTCGCCGACACCGGGCGGCTGTCGGATCATCGGGTCCTCGACGCGCTGGCGCAGGCGGCGGGTGTCTCGCTGGACTGCCGCGAGATCACCGATATTCGAGCACAATTGGGCCGCCTCGGCCCGTGGACGGGCTCTCGACCGGAGATACCGGTACCCCCGGAGTCGGCTGCCCGCACACCCGGCCCCGGCGAGTCGGTTCTGTCGACCTGGCATCTGCTGCTCGACGACGGCCGACTCCAAGACGGCGAGCCGTATCTCGCTGGCACCGCGCACCCGTCGGTCGCGCGATGCTCGGCGGCCACGGCGAACGCCGCCGGACTCACCGACGGAGACGACGTCGAGCTGGGTACCGACTCGGGCACACTGCGGCTTCCGCTGCTGATCACCGACATGGTCGACGGCGTGGTGTGGGTGCCCACCAATTCGGCGTCCTCGCATGTCCGTTCGCAGCTCCATGCAGAATCCGGCGACGTCGTCGCCATCCGTCCGGCGGAAGGGCAGTCGTGA
- a CDS encoding NuoB/complex I 20 kDa subunit family protein, with the protein MGLEERLPSGFLLSTVEDLAGFMRKGSLWPATFGLACCAIEMMASTSGRYDLARFGMEAFRASPRQADLMIVAGRVSQKMAPVLRQIYDQMTEPKWVLAMGVCASSGGMFNNYAIVQGVDHVVPVDIYLPGCPPRPEMLLNAILALHRKIGEMPLGVNREEAIWAAEQAALQATPTIELKGLLR; encoded by the coding sequence ATGGGCCTCGAAGAGAGACTGCCCAGTGGATTCCTGCTGAGCACTGTGGAGGACCTGGCGGGATTCATGCGCAAGGGCTCGCTGTGGCCCGCGACCTTCGGCCTCGCGTGTTGCGCCATCGAGATGATGGCGAGCACCTCCGGTCGCTACGATCTGGCGCGGTTCGGGATGGAAGCGTTTCGCGCCTCGCCACGCCAGGCCGACCTGATGATCGTCGCCGGACGGGTCAGTCAGAAGATGGCCCCAGTGCTGCGCCAGATCTACGACCAGATGACCGAGCCCAAATGGGTTCTGGCGATGGGTGTTTGCGCCAGCTCGGGCGGCATGTTCAACAACTACGCCATCGTGCAGGGCGTCGACCACGTGGTGCCCGTCGACATTTATCTCCCCGGCTGTCCGCCACGTCCGGAGATGTTGCTCAACGCCATCCTCGCCCTGCACCGCAAGATCGGCGAGATGCCACTGGGCGTCAATCGCGAGGAGGCCATCTGGGCCGCCGAACAGGCGGCCCTGCAGGCCACTCCGACGATCGAGCTGAAGGGCCTGCTGCGATGA
- a CDS encoding NADH-quinone oxidoreductase subunit A has translation MNAYVPILVLGAIALGFAVFSVVIASAVGPRRANRAKLDAYECGIEPIGGGAGTSTLSDVRQTVVQRIPVKYYLTAMLFIIFDIEIVFLYPWAVAFDGLGWFGLAAMALFIVNVSVAYAYEWRRGGLGWD, from the coding sequence ATGAACGCCTATGTTCCGATCCTCGTTCTCGGCGCGATCGCGCTCGGCTTCGCGGTGTTCTCGGTCGTCATCGCCTCGGCGGTGGGGCCGCGCCGGGCCAACCGCGCCAAACTCGATGCCTATGAGTGCGGTATCGAGCCCATCGGCGGCGGAGCGGGGACGTCCACCCTCTCGGACGTGAGACAGACTGTGGTGCAGAGAATTCCGGTCAAGTACTACCTGACCGCGATGCTGTTCATCATCTTCGACATCGAGATCGTCTTCCTCTACCCATGGGCGGTGGCCTTCGACGGGCTCGGCTGGTTCGGTCTGGCGGCGATGGCCCTGTTCATCGTGAACGTGTCCGTCGCCTACGCCTACGAATGGCGCCGCGGCGGCTTGGGGTGGGACTGA
- a CDS encoding NADH-quinone oxidoreductase subunit C: MTDDETTAPDEVIAVRHGLFGVHGSGDTSGYGGLVQTVTLPAATRPYGGYFDHIADTLSAALDAGGGPGFDEAIEKVEIHAGEMTMYVVARHLAVVALTLRNHEALRFELCLGVNGVHYPDDTGRELHAVYPLASITHNRRLRLEVAVPDADPRIPSLCEIYPTNDWHERETFDFFGIVFDGHRALTRISMPDDWVGHPQRKDYPLGGVPVEYKGTQVAPPDRRRSYS; this comes from the coding sequence ATGACCGACGACGAGACGACCGCACCCGACGAGGTGATCGCGGTGCGCCACGGCCTGTTCGGGGTGCACGGCAGCGGCGACACGTCCGGATACGGCGGGCTGGTCCAGACGGTCACCTTGCCCGCGGCGACCCGGCCCTACGGCGGATACTTCGACCACATCGCCGACACGCTCTCCGCCGCACTCGACGCGGGCGGGGGGCCGGGTTTCGACGAGGCCATCGAGAAGGTGGAGATCCACGCCGGGGAAATGACGATGTACGTCGTCGCCCGACATCTGGCCGTCGTCGCGCTGACGCTGCGCAACCACGAGGCACTGCGATTCGAATTGTGCCTGGGCGTCAACGGGGTTCACTATCCCGACGACACCGGCCGCGAACTCCACGCGGTGTATCCGCTGGCGTCGATCACCCACAATCGGCGGCTGCGACTGGAGGTGGCGGTCCCCGACGCCGACCCGCGCATCCCGAGCCTGTGCGAGATCTACCCGACCAACGACTGGCACGAACGCGAGACCTTCGACTTCTTCGGCATCGTCTTCGACGGCCACCGCGCGCTCACCCGTATCTCGATGCCCGACGACTGGGTGGGTCATCCCCAGCGCAAGGACTACCCGCTGGGCGGGGTTCCGGTGGAGTACAAGGGAACCCAGGTTGCACCACCCGATCGCCGGAGGTCGTACTCATGA
- a CDS encoding NADH-quinone oxidoreductase subunit D: protein MTDLDPRPSHAARPEHTYTVSGQDWDEIVSEVSARAAANSGEERIVVNMGPQHPSTHGVLRLILEIEGETVTEARCGIGYLHTGIEKNLEYRNWIQGVTFVTRMDYLSPFFNETAYCLAVEKLLGITEMIPERASVIRVMLMELNRITSHLVALATGGMELGAVTAMFSGFGIREQILDIFELVTGLRMNHAFIRPGGVATDLPDGAVEQIAAIVAALPEQLAKLSDLLTDNYIWKARTCDVGFLDLTGCMALGITGPVLRSTGLPHDVRKTEPYCGYEDYEFEVITETTCDSYGRYMIRVREMSESVRIVEQCLARLRPGPVMVTDANIAWPADLALGPDGLGNSPAHIAEIMGESMESLIHHFKLVTEGMRVPPGQCYVAIESPRGELGVHMVSDGGTRPYRVHFRDPSFTNLQAVAAMCEGGMVADVITAVASIDPVMGGVDR from the coding sequence ATGACCGATCTCGACCCGCGGCCAAGTCACGCCGCACGCCCCGAACACACCTACACCGTCTCCGGCCAGGATTGGGACGAGATCGTCTCCGAGGTGTCGGCGCGCGCCGCCGCGAACTCCGGTGAGGAACGGATCGTGGTGAACATGGGTCCGCAGCACCCGTCCACGCACGGGGTTCTGCGGTTGATCCTGGAGATCGAGGGCGAGACGGTCACCGAGGCACGGTGCGGAATCGGCTACCTGCACACCGGGATCGAGAAGAACCTGGAGTACCGCAACTGGATTCAGGGCGTCACCTTCGTCACCCGCATGGACTATCTCTCGCCGTTCTTCAACGAAACGGCGTACTGCCTGGCGGTGGAGAAGCTCCTGGGTATCACCGAGATGATCCCGGAGCGCGCCTCGGTCATCCGGGTGATGCTCATGGAGCTCAATCGGATCACCTCCCACCTGGTCGCCCTGGCCACCGGTGGTATGGAACTCGGTGCGGTGACCGCGATGTTCTCCGGTTTCGGTATCCGCGAACAGATCCTCGACATCTTCGAGCTCGTCACCGGCCTGCGGATGAACCACGCCTTCATCCGGCCGGGCGGAGTGGCCACCGACCTCCCCGACGGCGCCGTGGAGCAGATCGCCGCGATCGTCGCCGCCCTGCCCGAGCAACTGGCCAAACTCTCGGACCTGTTGACCGACAACTACATCTGGAAGGCACGCACCTGTGACGTCGGCTTCCTCGACCTCACCGGGTGCATGGCGCTGGGCATCACTGGCCCCGTCCTGCGATCCACCGGCCTGCCGCACGACGTGCGCAAGACCGAACCCTACTGTGGGTACGAGGACTACGAGTTCGAGGTGATCACCGAGACCACCTGCGACTCCTACGGGCGCTACATGATTCGCGTACGTGAGATGAGTGAATCGGTGCGGATCGTCGAACAGTGCTTGGCACGGCTGCGCCCCGGACCGGTGATGGTGACCGACGCCAACATCGCCTGGCCCGCCGATCTCGCGCTCGGACCCGACGGACTCGGCAACTCCCCGGCCCACATCGCCGAGATCATGGGCGAATCCATGGAGTCGTTGATCCACCACTTCAAACTCGTCACCGAGGGTATGCGGGTGCCACCGGGCCAGTGCTATGTCGCGATCGAATCGCCGCGCGGTGAGCTCGGTGTCCACATGGTCTCCGACGGCGGAACCCGGCCCTACCGAGTGCATTTCCGCGATCCGTCGTTCACCAACCTGCAGGCCGTGGCGGCGATGTGCGAGGGCGGCATGGTCGCCGACGTGATCACCGCGGTGGCCAGCATCGACCCGGTGATGGGAGGCGTGGACCGATGA
- the nuoI gene encoding NADH-quinone oxidoreductase subunit NuoI gives MPDFLKPPKPLSGMGVTFSSMFAPTVTEQYPEEKKPTAPRYHGRHQLNRHPDGLEKCVGCELCAWACPADAIFVEGADNTDEQRYSPGERYGRVYQINYLRCIGCGLCIEACPTRALTMTNDYELADDNRADLIYEKQQLLAPLPAGTEPTPHDVSAAAAAGTAPREADYYLGRVGADGTVTGRSAGAETTAAETTAAGTTSTVTTSAGVGP, from the coding sequence ATGCCTGACTTCCTCAAGCCCCCCAAACCCTTGAGCGGCATGGGGGTGACGTTCTCGTCGATGTTCGCGCCGACGGTCACCGAGCAGTACCCCGAGGAGAAGAAACCCACCGCGCCGCGCTATCACGGTCGGCACCAACTCAATCGGCACCCCGACGGTCTCGAGAAGTGCGTGGGCTGCGAACTCTGCGCATGGGCCTGCCCGGCCGACGCCATCTTCGTCGAGGGCGCCGACAACACCGACGAGCAGCGCTATTCGCCGGGTGAACGCTACGGCCGTGTCTACCAGATCAACTACCTCCGGTGCATCGGCTGCGGCCTGTGCATCGAAGCCTGCCCCACCCGGGCATTGACGATGACCAACGACTACGAGCTCGCCGACGACAACCGCGCCGACCTCATCTACGAGAAGCAGCAGTTGCTCGCGCCGCTACCGGCGGGCACCGAGCCGACACCGCACGATGTCAGCGCTGCGGCCGCAGCCGGGACCGCACCACGAGAGGCCGACTACTACCTGGGACGCGTGGGCGCCGACGGCACCGTGACCGGCCGGTCCGCCGGTGCCGAGACCACCGCCGCCGAGACCACCGCCGCCGGGACCACCAGCACCGTGACCACCAGCGCCGGGGTCGGGCCGTGA
- the nuoF gene encoding NADH-quinone oxidoreductase subunit NuoF produces the protein MSEPVYLELGIDGPPPEPTPTSSAQAEPAACVARPHGPIEFDGPATYPDGVADRLRQAAAPIVARYPQSRSALLPLLHLMQSQDGHLTRAGIALCAEILDLTDAQVAAVATFYSMFRRTPTGEYLIGVCTNTLCGVLGGDEILRTVCEHLGVAPGETTEDHRITVEHLECNAACDLAPVVMVNWEFFDQQTPESVVELVEDLRAGVEVTPSRSDRAVAGFRDTAAVLAGVGEVASPTAGDTAAGDAGPTEYPIEAEPAAPPVLSRHWAEPESWTLDNYRRHNGYRGLRAALDMAPDAVIEAVKSAGLRGRGGAGFPVGLKWSFIPQDKGDAPNPDAPPHYLVVNADESEPGTCKDMPLMLASPHSLVEGAIIAAYAIRARHAFIYLRGEVVGVLRRLRQAVDEAYAAGYLGRDILGSGIDVDLVVHAGAGAYICGEETALLDSLEGRRGQPRLRPPFPAVAGLYASPTVVNNVESIASVPAILRNGIDWFRAMGTEKSPGFTLYSLSGHVNHPGQYEAPLGITLRQLLDRAGGVRDGHHLKFWTPGGSSTPMLTADHLDVPLDYEGVAEAGSMLGTKALQIFDETTCVVRAVLRWTEFYAHESCGKCTPCREGTYWLVQQLRAIESGDLDADEMSAALEVLSDVTNSIVGKSFCALGDGAGSPIVSALKYFRDEFLAHTRTGSGPEARGRCPFDPAASTVFTDHRTPYVPGASR, from the coding sequence ATGAGCGAACCGGTGTACCTCGAGCTGGGAATCGACGGACCGCCACCCGAACCCACCCCGACCAGTAGTGCGCAGGCCGAACCCGCAGCGTGCGTCGCACGCCCGCACGGACCGATCGAGTTCGACGGCCCGGCAACCTATCCCGACGGCGTCGCCGATCGTCTGCGACAGGCGGCTGCCCCGATCGTCGCGCGCTACCCGCAATCCCGATCGGCGCTGCTACCCCTGCTGCACCTGATGCAGTCCCAGGACGGACACCTCACCCGCGCCGGTATCGCACTGTGCGCCGAGATCCTCGACCTCACCGACGCCCAGGTCGCCGCGGTGGCCACCTTCTACTCGATGTTCCGCCGCACGCCCACCGGCGAGTATCTGATCGGTGTGTGCACCAACACCCTCTGTGGGGTTCTCGGTGGTGACGAGATCCTGCGCACGGTGTGTGAACACCTCGGTGTCGCACCCGGTGAGACCACCGAGGATCACCGGATCACCGTCGAGCACCTCGAATGCAACGCGGCCTGCGATCTCGCCCCGGTGGTGATGGTCAACTGGGAGTTCTTCGACCAGCAGACCCCGGAGTCGGTGGTCGAACTCGTCGAGGACCTGCGGGCCGGGGTCGAGGTCACGCCCAGTCGCAGTGACCGGGCGGTGGCCGGATTCCGGGACACCGCAGCCGTATTGGCCGGAGTCGGAGAGGTCGCGTCGCCCACCGCAGGTGATACTGCAGCAGGTGATGCCGGGCCCACCGAGTATCCGATCGAAGCCGAGCCGGCAGCGCCGCCGGTCCTGTCGCGGCATTGGGCCGAGCCGGAGTCGTGGACCCTGGACAACTATCGGCGCCACAACGGGTACCGGGGCCTGCGCGCCGCGCTGGACATGGCTCCCGACGCCGTCATCGAGGCGGTCAAGTCGGCGGGATTGCGCGGGCGCGGCGGGGCGGGTTTCCCGGTGGGACTGAAGTGGTCGTTCATCCCGCAGGACAAGGGGGACGCCCCGAATCCGGATGCGCCACCGCACTATCTGGTGGTCAACGCCGACGAGTCCGAGCCGGGCACCTGCAAGGACATGCCGCTGATGCTCGCATCTCCGCACTCCCTCGTGGAGGGGGCGATCATCGCGGCCTACGCGATCCGGGCGCGCCACGCCTTCATCTACCTGCGCGGTGAGGTCGTCGGGGTGCTGCGTCGCCTGCGTCAGGCCGTCGACGAGGCCTACGCCGCAGGCTATCTGGGGCGTGACATCCTCGGATCGGGGATCGACGTCGACCTCGTGGTACACGCCGGCGCGGGCGCGTACATCTGCGGTGAGGAAACGGCCTTGCTCGACTCGCTCGAGGGTCGTCGCGGCCAGCCCCGACTGCGGCCGCCGTTCCCCGCGGTCGCCGGTCTCTACGCGAGTCCGACGGTGGTCAACAACGTCGAATCGATCGCCAGCGTCCCGGCGATCCTGCGCAACGGCATCGACTGGTTTCGGGCGATGGGCACCGAGAAGTCGCCGGGATTCACCCTGTACTCGCTGTCGGGACACGTCAACCATCCCGGCCAGTACGAGGCTCCCCTCGGTATCACGTTGCGGCAGTTGCTCGACCGGGCCGGGGGCGTCCGCGACGGGCACCACCTCAAGTTCTGGACGCCGGGCGGATCGTCGACGCCGATGCTCACCGCCGATCATCTCGACGTCCCGCTCGACTACGAGGGCGTCGCCGAGGCCGGATCGATGTTGGGTACCAAGGCCTTACAGATCTTCGACGAGACCACCTGCGTGGTGCGGGCGGTGCTGCGCTGGACCGAGTTCTACGCACACGAGTCGTGCGGTAAGTGCACACCGTGCCGGGAGGGCACCTACTGGCTGGTGCAGCAGTTGCGTGCCATCGAGTCCGGCGACCTCGACGCCGACGAGATGTCCGCGGCACTCGAGGTCCTCTCCGACGTCACCAACAGCATCGTCGGGAAGTCGTTCTGCGCACTCGGTGACGGCGCCGGAAGCCCGATCGTGTCGGCGCTCAAGTACTTCCGGGACGAGTTCCTCGCCCACACCCGTACCGGGTCGGGTCCGGAGGCGCGCGGGCGCTGCCCGTTCGATCCCGCCGCGTCGACCGTCTTCACCGACCACCGCACGCCGTACGTCCCGGGAGCGAGCCGATGA
- a CDS encoding D-alanine--D-alanine ligase family protein, which translates to MASPLLRLIVLYGGVSAEHDVSRVTAAHVIAAADPAKYEVRPIGIAKDGTWVRNDKVIAALAEGTELPGELEIAGTAVDPLAELRRQSDDAIGVVLPLLHGPHGEDGTIQGMLELFGLPYVGAGVLGSAVCMDKAMAKVVAAQAGIPQCRWLEFRDGVDDPRTIAFRAIEEMGLPLFVKPANMGSSVGITKAHDAAELDAAINLALRYDDVVVIEEMVDGREIEVAVLGNALPETSVPGEIMPGSEFYDYEDKYITGAAKLVIPAPLSKEATADVRELAAKVFTAMRCAGMARVDFFYEEFGRGWLLNEVNTIPGFTPGSMYPKLWDATGLPYPDLIDRLVTLALESHRRRTGFSTEH; encoded by the coding sequence ATGGCCTCTCCCCTGCTGCGTCTGATCGTGCTCTACGGCGGTGTGTCCGCCGAGCACGATGTCTCCCGGGTCACCGCGGCGCACGTGATCGCCGCCGCCGACCCCGCGAAGTATGAGGTGAGGCCGATCGGCATCGCCAAGGACGGCACCTGGGTGCGCAACGACAAGGTGATCGCCGCGCTCGCCGAGGGCACCGAGCTGCCCGGTGAACTCGAGATCGCCGGTACGGCCGTTGATCCGCTCGCCGAGTTGCGCCGGCAGTCCGACGACGCCATCGGCGTGGTGTTGCCGCTGCTGCACGGACCGCACGGTGAGGACGGCACGATCCAGGGCATGTTGGAGCTGTTCGGGCTGCCCTATGTCGGCGCCGGGGTGCTCGGCTCCGCGGTGTGCATGGACAAGGCGATGGCCAAGGTGGTTGCCGCGCAAGCCGGTATTCCGCAGTGCCGGTGGCTGGAGTTCCGCGATGGCGTCGACGATCCGCGCACCATCGCCTTCCGGGCGATCGAGGAGATGGGGCTTCCGCTGTTCGTCAAGCCCGCGAACATGGGCTCGTCGGTGGGGATCACCAAGGCCCACGACGCCGCCGAACTCGACGCCGCGATCAATCTCGCGCTGCGCTACGACGACGTCGTCGTCATCGAGGAAATGGTCGACGGACGTGAGATCGAGGTGGCCGTGCTCGGCAATGCGCTACCGGAGACCTCGGTGCCCGGGGAGATCATGCCGGGCAGTGAATTCTACGACTACGAGGACAAATACATCACCGGCGCCGCGAAACTGGTGATCCCGGCACCGTTGTCGAAGGAGGCCACCGCCGACGTCCGCGAACTCGCGGCGAAGGTGTTCACGGCGATGCGTTGCGCCGGCATGGCGCGCGTGGACTTCTTCTACGAGGAGTTCGGCCGCGGCTGGCTCCTCAACGAGGTCAACACCATTCCCGGTTTCACCCCGGGCTCGATGTATCCGAAACTCTGGGATGCCACCGGACTGCCCTACCCCGACCTCATCGACCGCCTGGTCACGCTCGCCCTCGAATCGCATCGTCGTCGTACCGGGTTCTCCACCGAACACTGA
- the nuoH gene encoding NADH-quinone oxidoreductase subunit NuoH — MNLAATDYPDLGDFGHDPWWLVLIKAVAVFAFLVANPLVAILAERKIMARMQARLGPNRVGPHGMLQSMADGVKLALKEGITPFGVDKVLYLIAPVIAVVPAIMAFAVIPFGPMVSVFGHHTPLQLTDLPVGVLFILAMASIGVYGIVLAGWSSGSTYPLLGGLRSTAQVISYEIAMGLTFAAVFLDSGTMSTSEIVAGQHNYWYGLVLLPSFVIYAVSMVGETNRAPFDLPEAEGELVGGFHTEYSSLKFAMFMLAEYINMVTVSALATTLFLGGWQAPWPLSLWDGANSGWWPILWFTLKVWVFMFVFIWLRTSLPRLRYDQFMNLGWKVLIPVSLTWVMIVALIRAAFGSASDTVPRALVSAAVGLVVTLLLLWLVRRVVRPAPPHVPVPDTPASRGEIPFDPMAGGFPVPPLPGQLPAKETTDA, encoded by the coding sequence GTGAACCTGGCAGCCACCGACTATCCCGATCTCGGCGACTTCGGCCACGATCCGTGGTGGCTCGTGCTCATCAAGGCGGTGGCGGTCTTCGCCTTTCTGGTGGCCAATCCGCTCGTCGCGATCCTCGCCGAACGAAAGATCATGGCCCGCATGCAAGCCCGACTCGGGCCCAACCGGGTCGGGCCGCACGGGATGCTGCAGAGCATGGCCGACGGCGTGAAACTCGCACTGAAAGAGGGCATCACACCGTTCGGTGTCGACAAGGTCCTCTACCTGATCGCGCCCGTCATCGCCGTGGTCCCGGCCATCATGGCGTTCGCGGTGATCCCGTTCGGCCCGATGGTGTCGGTGTTCGGCCACCACACCCCGCTGCAACTGACCGACCTGCCCGTCGGGGTGCTGTTCATCCTGGCGATGGCGTCGATCGGGGTCTACGGAATCGTGTTGGCCGGGTGGTCTTCCGGGTCCACCTATCCCCTGCTCGGCGGTCTGCGGTCGACCGCACAGGTCATCTCCTACGAGATCGCGATGGGCCTGACCTTCGCCGCGGTATTCCTCGACTCGGGCACCATGTCGACCTCGGAGATCGTTGCCGGGCAACACAACTACTGGTACGGCCTCGTGTTGCTCCCGTCCTTCGTCATCTACGCGGTGTCGATGGTCGGCGAAACCAACCGCGCGCCCTTCGATCTCCCCGAGGCCGAGGGCGAACTCGTCGGCGGCTTCCACACCGAGTACTCCTCACTGAAGTTCGCGATGTTCATGCTCGCCGAATACATCAACATGGTGACCGTGTCGGCACTGGCCACCACCCTGTTCCTCGGCGGCTGGCAGGCGCCGTGGCCGCTGAGTCTGTGGGACGGAGCCAATTCCGGCTGGTGGCCGATCCTGTGGTTCACCCTCAAGGTCTGGGTGTTCATGTTCGTCTTCATCTGGTTGCGCACCAGCCTGCCGCGTCTGCGCTACGACCAGTTCATGAACCTCGGCTGGAAGGTCCTCATCCCGGTGTCGTTGACCTGGGTGATGATCGTCGCGCTAATCCGCGCCGCGTTCGGTTCCGCGAGCGACACGGTGCCACGGGCATTGGTGTCGGCGGCCGTCGGGCTGGTGGTGACCCTACTGTTGCTCTGGCTCGTTCGTCGCGTCGTCCGCCCCGCGCCACCGCACGTCCCGGTACCCGACACCCCCGCGTCCCGAGGCGAGATCCCGTTCGACCCGATGGCCGGCGGCTTCCCGGTGCCGCCCCTACCCGGCCAACTCCCCGCGAAGGAGACCACCGATGCCTGA